The following nucleotide sequence is from Pseudomonas sp. RC10.
TCGGTGAAACGCGGGAATTCTTCACCCGACGACATCGCGGTGTCGATGGCCATGCCACGGGCGGACAAGCCGTAAACCTGACCTTTGCCGATGACGCGGAAATAGCTCGCGCCCAGCATGGTCATGATTTCGTCTTGTTTGTCGTCCTTGTTGATCGGGTACGTCACGCGGAAACCGGCGTAGCCGAGATTTTCGGTGGACTTAGGATCGAACTTGACGTCACCAAAGCTGAAACGACTCGGATCGTATTTGATCTCGTTGACCGTCGTGGCGGTGACCTCGTTGATCTTCACCGGGGTGTCGAAGTGCATGCCCTGGTGATAGAACGAGATTTTGAACGGCGTCTTGTCAGCGGCCCACTCGGCCTTGTCCTGCAAGAAGCGGATCTTCTGGTAGTCGGCAAACTTCATGTCGCGGAATTCCGCTGGAAGGTTGCTTTTGGGGGCTACGAATTTCTGTCCGGCCAGTTCTTTGGCCTTTGTCGCCACGTCGTCAATATCGAACGCCCAGAGCTGGCTGGCGCCGAAAAGACAAAACAAAGCCGACCCGGCCAACAAGGCGCTGCGCAGGCGCTTGCCAGGGGTCTTTGGTGCATTACATGGACTAACAATCACGAGCAACCCTCGCCGAAAACAGATGAAGAAACCAACGGCCAGCTTTCAAATGCCGGGTTGGCGAGCATTGTTCCGACTCCGAAAGGGGCCAATGATTCCCCAAACGATTTCGGACCAGTCTGCGTTTTTACCGATGGGACGAGTTTTCACTCGCCTTTGTAGCGCGCGATTATCTAGTAGCCCGCGTTACAACGCATCAGGGGAAACAAAGTATTTATGGCTTTTTGCCTAATAAATTCGGGTGCATCAGGCAAAACCGGCGATTCAGGTCTCAAGCAAAAATGTCACAGGGCCATCATTCACCAAATGCACCTGCATATCCGCACCAAATTGGCCCGAAGCGACCGTTCCGTGCGAGGTTTTAGCCTTTTCCAGCAAATAGTCAAACAATTCAGCGCCGAGGGCAGGAGGCGCGGCTTTGGAGAAGCTGGGGCGCATGCCGCTTTTAGTGTCGGCGGCCAATGTGAACTGTGAAACCAGCAGTAATCCACCGCCCACGTCGTTCAATGACAGGTTCATTTTGCCGTCGGCGTCGCTGAACACCCGGTAGTTAAGCAGCTTGTGCAGCATTTTGTCGGCGCTGGCGCGAGTGTCTTGAGGTTCGACCCCCACCAGCACCAGCAACCCTTGATCAATGGCGCCCACCGTTTCGCCCGCGACATCGACGCGAGCAGAACGCACGCGCTGGAGCAAACCTTTCATTTATTCGCCTCGTATCGGAATGGTTCGCCAGACCCTGTAGGAGTGAGCTTGCTCGCGATGAGTTGGAGCAGTTATTACAGACATGACTGACAGACCGGAATCGCGAGCAAGCTCACTCCTACAGAAAGTATGCGGCCGAACTTCAAGCCTCTTCCGGCGGAAGATCGAGCAAACGCCGCGCCACTTGCGACGCTGCGCGTACCAACGCATCGGTGATGCCCGGCTCGGACGCCGCGTGGCCTGCGTCGCGAATCACCTGCAATTCGCTGTTTGGCCAGTTCTGGTGCAGTTCCCACGCGTTATCCAGCGGGCAAATCACGTCGTAGCGGCCATGCACGATGATCCCCGGCAGGTGCGCGATCTTGGGCATGTCGCGAATCAGCTGGTTTTCTTCAAGGAAGGCGTTGTTGGTGAAGTAATGGCATTCGATGCGGGCAATGGACAGCGCGCGCTGTGGCTCGGAGAAGCGGTCCACCACCAGCGGGTTCGGACGCAGTGTCGCGGTGCGACCTTCCCACGTGGACCACGCCTTGGCCGCGTGCATTTGTGCGATCTGATCGCTGCCCACCAGACGCTTGTGGAAGGCCTTGAGCAGATCGCCCCGCTCGTCCTGCGGAATCGGTGCCAGGTAATCTTGCCAGTAATCGGGGAACAGACGGCTCGCGCCTTCCTGATAGAACCAATTGATCTCCTGCGGACGGCACAGAAAGATGCCGCGAAGAATCAGGGCGTGCACACGATCAGGATGAGTCTGGGCGTAGGCCAGCGAAAGGGTCGAGCCCCACGAACCGCCAAACAGCACCCATTTGTCGATGCCCAAGTGTTTGCGAATGCGCTCAAGGTCTTCGACCAAGTGCCACGTGGTGTTGTTTTCGAGATTGGCGTGAGGGGTGGAACGGCCGCAACCGCGCTGGTCGAAGGTGATGATGCGGTACAGGTTCGGATCGAAATAGCGACGGCTCTGCGCATCGCACCCCGCACCCGGCCCGCCGTGGATGAACACCACCGGCAAGCCTTCCGGCGAGCCGCTTTCATCGACATACAGCACATGAGGCTCTTCCACTGCCAGATCGTGCCGGGCATAAGGTTTGATCTGCGGGTACAAAGTCTGCATAGGTGCTCCATAAGTCCAATTCAGGGGCTTCTATCTATCTGCCGTTGGGCATCATAAACCCGAAATGACAAATGATCATATTGGCGCAGTGAACGCCGCGTATCGTGTGCAGCGGCGGAAACTGGAACGATCGATGCAAGGTGCTTCGCAGCCTCTGACAACTTGAAAAACCGGCGAACCAGAGCGAGCTGTTCGAGTCGAACCGAGGGGCGTGCAACCGGATATTTCGCCCGATGGCAGGAAATAACCGACGACACCCCCTACAGTCATTCAACCCCATTCAATCGTCCAACCAACTTGAGGTCGTACCCGATGTCTCCGGAACCCAACGTTCGTGACGCTGAAGTGGCAGCCTTTCGTGAAGCTGTACTTACCAAACTCGAATTCGCTGTCGGCAAAGACGCCGACCATGCGTTCGACCATGACTGGTTCATGGCGATCGCCCTGGCGACTCGCGACAAGATGGCCGAGAAGTGGATGAACCACACGCGCTACATCTACCGCCAGGAAAAGAAACGCGTGTATTACCTGTCGCTGGAATTTCTGATCGGGCGACTGATGTTCGACAGCCTGAGCAACCTCGGCATTCTGGAAACCGCACGTGAAGCGCTCAAAGGCCTGAACGTCGATCTGGAAAGAATTCGCACGCTGGAACCCGATGCCGCACTGGGCAACGGCGGTCTGGGCCGCCTGGCCGCGTGCTTCATGGAGAGCATGTCCTCCCTCGGCATCGCCGGTCACGGTTACGGCATTCGTTATGAGCACGGCCTATTCCGTCAGGCCATCGTCGATGGCTGGCAGCAGGAACAGACCGAGAACTGGCTGGACTTCGGTAACCCGTGGGAGTTCGAACGTCCGGAAGTGATCTACCAGATCGGCTTTGGCGGCAGCGTTCAGCCGGTCCTCGACAGCAACGGCACGCCGGTGCTGGATGCCTCGGGCGAGACCCGTCAGGTCTGGAGCGCGGGCGAAACCGTCCGGGCGATTGCCTACGACACCCCCGTCGTCGGCTGGCGCGGCAAGGCCGTGAACACCCTGCGTCTGTGGCGTGCACGAGCGGTTGAAGACCTTCACCTCGAACGCTTCAACGCCGGTGACCACGTGGGTGCGGTGGCGGAAGTCGTGCGCGCCGAGAGTATTTCCCGCGTGCTCTATCCGAACGACAGCACCGAAGCGGGGCAGGAACTGCGCTTGCGTCAGGAATATTTCTTCGTGTCGGCCTCGCTGCAAGACCTGCTGCGTCGCCACAAGAACATGGGCTACACGATCAACAGCCTGCCTGAACACGCCGCGATCCAGATGAACGACACGCACCCGTCGATTGCCGTCGCGGAGCTGATGCGCATCTTGATCGACCTGTACGACGTGGAGTGGGACGAAGCCTGGCGCATCACCGTCGGCACCCTCGCTTACACCAACCACACGCTGTTGCCCGAGGCGCTGGAGACCTGGTCGGTCGGCCTGATGGAACGCATGCTGCCGCGCCACATGCAGATCATTTATATGATCAACGCTCAGCACATCGACGACGTGCGCCTGGAACACAAAGACGACCCGGACCTGTTCGGTCTGCTGCGCGCGGTGTCGTTGATCGAAGAAGACAACGGCCGTCGCGTGCGCATGGGCAATTTGGCGTTCATCGGTTCCCACAGCATCAACGGCGTGTCGGCCCTGCACACGCAACTGATGCGCAAGACCGTGTTCGCTCAACTGCACAAGCTGTATCCGGACCGCATCAATAACAAAACCAACGGCATCACCTTCCGCCGCTGGCTGTTCCAGTCCAACCCGCAGCTCACCTCGATGCTGGTTGAGAAACTGGGCGAACAGGTCCTCGACAACCACGAAACCGCGCTGCTCAAACTGGAGCCGTTGGCCGACAACGCCGCGTTCCAGCAAGCGTTCGCTGCGCAACGGCTGCAGAGCAAAACCGCGCTGGCCAACATCGTTCAGGAACGGCTGGGCATCACGCTCAACCCGGAAGCGCTGTTCGACGTGCAGGTGAAACGGATTCACGAATACAAGCGCCAGCTGTTGAACCTGTTCCACACCGTGGCGCTGTATCAGGCCATGCGTGCCGACCCGAGCACCGACTGGGTGCCACGCGTGAAGATTTTCGCGGGCAAGGCGGCGGCCAGTTATCACTCGGCCAAGCTGATCATCAAACTGGCGAACGACATCGCCCGGACGGTGAACAACGATCCGACCCTGCGCGGTCGCCTCAAAGTGGTGTTCCTGCCGAACTACAACGTGAGTCTGGCAGAAAGCATCATTCCGGCTGCCGACTTGTCCGAGCAGATTTCCACGGCAGGGCTCGAGGCGTCGGGCACCAGTAACATGAAGTTCGGCCTCAACGGCGCGCTGACCATCGGCACCCTGGACGGCGCCAACGTGGAGATGAGCGAGCAGGTCGGGCTGGAACACATGTTCATCTTCGGCATGACGTCGCAAGAAGTCGAAGCGCGCAAACATGCGGGCGAGTTCAACGCGCACAACGACATCGCGTCGTCGCCGCGCCTGAACGACGTGCTGCAAGCGATTCGTGGCGGGGTGTTCTCGCCGGATGACCCGTATCGCTATGCCGGGTTGATCGAGCAGTTGATCAACTACGACCGTTTCTTTGTCTGTGCGGATTTCGAGTCGTACTGGGACGCTCAGGCCCGCGTCGAAAAACGCTGGCACGAGAGCAAGGAATGGTGGCGCTCAGCGGTCCTCAACACAGCCCGCATGGGCTGGTTCTCCTCGGATCGGACGATTCGGGAGTACGCGAACGAGATCTGGCAGGCGCTGGATTGAGAAACTAAGCGCGCTCCTACATGGGCTGTCCTCCAAACGGCCCAAGCCCTGTAGGAGCGCGCTTGCCCGCGATGCATTTCGTCAGGCACTGAAAGATTGACTGGCACACCGCATTCGCGGGCAAGCGCGCTCCTACAGCTTGGGTGCCGGTCACACCTTCGTGAGCGACGCAGTTCTCGCGTCCTGACACAAAATGTTTCCTCTTCCCCAACGCCCGATATACTCCTCGCCATCGCCGTTCTGCGGCCGAAAAGGGATGTCGTCGCGTGCAATGGATTCTTCTGTTGGCTGGGTTGTTCATCGGGGCGGTGTTGGACGAATCGCTGATGGGCGGCGCTGTGGGTGCGGTTGTCGGCCTGGCTCTTGGATTGAGCTTGCGCCTCTCCTCTGTCGCGCGCGAAGCCGCTGCGCAGAAGGCCGAGCTGGCGAAAACCCGGCTTGATCTCCAAGCCGTTCAAGCACGTCTGAGCCAACTGAACTCGACAGCCACGCAACTGCCAGACACCCCTGCGCCCGCTCCGCTCGATATCCAGCCCGTCGCCGACACCGGCCCCGAACTGCTGTGGGATCTGCCGGACCTCGAACCTGAGCCTGTTGAATCCACCACTGATTCCGAATGGCGCCGCCCGGTCGATGCCCCTCCCCCGGTGCGCCCTGTTGCTCCGCCGCCAGCCCAGCCGAACCTGTTCGACAGCGCCCTGCTCCGCGCCAAGGACTGGTTGCTCGGTGGCAACACGGTGTTGCGCGTCGGCGTGGTGCTGCTGTTTCTCGGTCTGGCATTTCTGCTGCGCTACGCCACCGAAGGGATGGTCGTGCCCATCGAAGCTCGTTACGCCGGGGTCGCGGCGGCTGCGCTGGCGCTATTGGGATTGGGCTGGTGGCTGCGTCAACGCAACGAATCTTTCGCCCTGATGCTGCAAGGCACGGGCGTCGCGGTGCTGTACCTGACGGTCTTCGCCGCGATGAAAGTCCACACCCTGCTCGCCCCCGGCATGGCCTTCAGCCTGTTGGTCGCGGTGACGGTGTTCTCGGCCATTCTGGCGCTGACGCAAAACTCCCTGGCCCTCGCCTGCGTCGCCGCGCTCGGTGGTTTCGCAGCTCCGTTGCTGACGTCCTCGGGCGAAGGCAGCCATGTCGCGCTGTTCAGCTATTTCGCCCTGCTCAACGCCGGGATCTTCGCCATCGCCTGGTTCAAGGCGTGGCGCCCGCTGAACCTGATCGGCTTCGTCGGCACGTTCGGCATCGGCTGCGCGTGGGGCTTGAAGGCCTATACGCCAGAGTTGTTCTGGAGCACCGAGCCGTTCCTGATTCTGTTCTTCCTGATGTACCTGGCCATTGGCTTACTGTTCGCCCGCCGCAAGCTTCAAGAGCACGCCACTGGCCCTGAAAACGACAGTCGTGAGGCGGTCTTGCGCTGGTCGGCGAAGCACAGTCACTACGTCGACGGCAGCCTCTTATTCGGCACGCCCATCGCCGGGTTCGGGCTGCAATACGCCATCGTCCAACACATCGAATTCGGCGCGGCCTTCAGTGCCTTGGTGCTGGGCCTCCTTTATATGGGCATCGCGCGGGTGCTCGCCGGACGCGCGCCGGGCCGGGCATTGCTGCTGGTCGAAACCTGCCTGTCACTCGGGGTGGTGTTCGCGACGCTGGCCATTCCTCTGGGGCTGAGCGCGCAGTGGACGACCGTCGCATGGGCCGTCGAGGGCGCTGCGGTGTTCTGGTTGGGCATGCGCCAGAACCGCCTGCTGGCGAGGTTCTTCGGTCTGCTGCTGCAATTGGGTGCAGGCTTCGCGTTTCTCGGCATGGTGGGTCGCTGGGCTGCGTGGAACGACGGCCCGACCTTCAATCATGGCGATTTCTGGACGCCGCTGATCATCGCGCTCGCAGGCTTGATCAGCGCCTTCGTCGTCGAGCGGATCGGCACGTTGCGTCTGGCGTTCAGCGAACGCGTCCTGCAACCCGCGCTGTTGGTCTGGGGCGCGCTGTGGTGGTCGATCGCCCTGTGCGTCAGCACCTATTACGTGCCGGGCGCGCGAGAGATTCCAACGCTGTTGTTGCTGGGCGCCTTCAGTGTCGGGCTGTGGACCGTCGTGTCGCTGCGCCTCAAATGGTCGGGGCTGGCGCAGCTGTGCACGCTGTTGGCGCCCGCCAGCCTCGTGCTGCTGGCCTTGATGCTGTTCAACCCTTATTACCACCCCGCTGCAGATTGGGGCTGGCTCGGCTGGGTGGCGGTGTTCGCGGCTCATGTGCTGTCGCTGAAGAAGCTGGACGCTGTGCTCAATGGACACCTGCGCAGCGCCGCGCATGTTCTTGGGTGCTGGCTGATCCTCGGCGTGCTGTCGCTGGAATTGCGTTACGGCCTGTTGATCCTGTCGGAGTCCTACAACGCGTGGCGCTGGCTGGGTTGGGCCTTGCTGCCAAGCCTTTATTTGCTGGCGATGACCGCGCCGCGCAATGGGCCGGTGCCGTGGCCGGTCAGTGCCTACCCTCGCGAATATAGGGTCTGGGCCGCTGCGCCTCTCGCGGTCCTGATGCTGGCGTGGTTCTGGCTGGCAAACTGGTTCAGCGAAGGGGCGGCCGATCCGCTGCCTTACCTCCCGTTGATCAACCCGTTGGAGTTGGGCCTGTTGATCACCCTCACCAGTATTTTCAGCTGGACACGTCAGCAACTGCCGCAGCTGGGCGTCAGTCCCGATCATGCGCGCAAAGTGGCGCTGGTCATTGCCGGGGCTTCGGTCTTTGCCCTGGTCACCGCCATGGTCATGCGCACCGCGCATCATTGGGCGGGCGTTGCCTGGCACACCGACGCGTTGTTTGAATCGATGCGCGTGCAAGCGGGCCTTTCCATCGTCTGGACCTTGATGGCGCTGGCGCTGATGATCGGCGGCCATCTGCGCAAACAGCGGGATGTGTGGATTGTCGGCGCGGTGCTGATCGGCATCGTGGTCGCCAAACTGTTCTTCGTCGAGCTGAGCAATCGCGGCGGACTTGAGCGAATCGTCTCGTTCATCGGCGTTGGCATTCTGCTGCTCGTGGTGGGATATTTCGCACCATTGCCGCCGAAGAAACCTACGCGCAGCCCATCGTCAGACGACGTTGCGCCCAGAGATTCGGCATCGCCATGAAAATCAGGAGTTCGTTGTTGAGCCGTCAGCCCCTCGTCAAGGCCGCTGTTTTGGGATCGTTCCTGTGCGCCGCGCTGTTCGCTCAGGCCGAAGACCTGCCAGACGATTTCACCAGCCACACACCGTTGAGCGTCAGCGGCGAAGGGCCGTGGTATCGCCTTGAGCTGCCACTCGCCGCACAGTTGAACGCACGTCAAGGCAACCTCAACGACGTGCGCATTTTCAACGCCGATGGCCAGGCCCAGCCATACGCGCTCACTCTCAGTCAGCCGCAGCGCGCCGAAGACGAAACTCCCGTCGATGTGAAGTGGTTCCCCCTGTACAACAGCGACGACGCCAAGGACGCCGAGCCGAAAATCCGCGTCGAACGCACCACCACCGGTACGCTGGTCGAAGTCCAGCCCCAGAGCGAGATCGAGGCAGGCGAAGAAATCCTGCGCGGCTGGCTGCTCGACACCAGCGCCATCAACGCGCCGCTGGACCAGTTGATTCTCGACTGGAACGCCGAGCGCGACGGCTTTCAGCGATTCAGCATCGAGGCCAGCGACGACTTGCAGCACTGGAAGCGCTGGGGCGAGGGTCAGGTGGCGCGGCTGTCGTTCGCAGACGAGCGCGTCGAACAGCGCGTCGTAACCCTGCCTGGACGCAACGCTCGCTATCTGCGTCTGCTGTGGACCAACCCGCAATCGGCACCGACGCTGACGTCCGCGCAATTGGTCAGCACACGCCCCGGTGTGATGCCGCTGAGCTGGTCGCCGAGCATCACCGGGACGGTCGAGAAGTCCAGCGTGTATGTCTGGCAGCTTCCGGTGGCCCTGCCGCTGGAGCGCATGAAGGTCGACATCACTCAGCCCAACAGCCTCGCGCCGGCCACGCTGTATGGCCGTGCGGACATCAACGCCCCATGGCAGCTCATCGACGACGGCCTGCTCTACCGGCTGACTCAGAACGGTCAAGAAGTGGTGCAGGATGAAATGGCGCTGCCCGGCAATGTCGTCCGGCAACTGAAACTCGAAGTCGATGATCGTGGCGGTGGCTTGGGCAATGTAGCGCCAAAACTCAGCTTCGCCGTGCGCGCCACGCAAGTGGTGTTCCTGGGCCGAGGAGCACCGCCTTACAGCCTTGCCATCGGCAACGCGACCATCAAAGGCGCAAACCTGCCGCTCAACACGTTGGTGCCCGGCGTGACGCCGGAGAAACTGGCAGCGTTGGGCACGGCCAGATTGACCACGACGCCGGTGGCCGTTGCAGCGCCCGCCGCCCCCGTCGCCGCGGGGCCGGACTGGAAACGCATCGGCCTGTGGGGCGTGCTGGTGCTAGGGGTGATTTTTTTGGGATGGATGGCGATTGGCACGTTGCGCGCATCGAATTCGAAGCGTTGAAGCTGAACCGATCCTGCAAGTGAAAAAACGCGAACGTGGCACCTCAACTTGTCATGGTCGAACGTCTACGCTCATGTAGCCCGTGAACTCAATCACTACAGAGTCGGTCTGACAGGCAGTAATAAGTCCTTACACGCGTTAAACTGTGCGCGTTTTTTATTTCCCTTCTTCCGGAGCTC
It contains:
- a CDS encoding DUF3999 domain-containing protein, which produces MKIRSSLLSRQPLVKAAVLGSFLCAALFAQAEDLPDDFTSHTPLSVSGEGPWYRLELPLAAQLNARQGNLNDVRIFNADGQAQPYALTLSQPQRAEDETPVDVKWFPLYNSDDAKDAEPKIRVERTTTGTLVEVQPQSEIEAGEEILRGWLLDTSAINAPLDQLILDWNAERDGFQRFSIEASDDLQHWKRWGEGQVARLSFADERVEQRVVTLPGRNARYLRLLWTNPQSAPTLTSAQLVSTRPGVMPLSWSPSITGTVEKSSVYVWQLPVALPLERMKVDITQPNSLAPATLYGRADINAPWQLIDDGLLYRLTQNGQEVVQDEMALPGNVVRQLKLEVDDRGGGLGNVAPKLSFAVRATQVVFLGRGAPPYSLAIGNATIKGANLPLNTLVPGVTPEKLAALGTARLTTTPVAVAAPAAPVAAGPDWKRIGLWGVLVLGVIFLGWMAIGTLRASNSKR
- the pip gene encoding prolyl aminopeptidase encodes the protein MQTLYPQIKPYARHDLAVEEPHVLYVDESGSPEGLPVVFIHGGPGAGCDAQSRRYFDPNLYRIITFDQRGCGRSTPHANLENNTTWHLVEDLERIRKHLGIDKWVLFGGSWGSTLSLAYAQTHPDRVHALILRGIFLCRPQEINWFYQEGASRLFPDYWQDYLAPIPQDERGDLLKAFHKRLVGSDQIAQMHAAKAWSTWEGRTATLRPNPLVVDRFSEPQRALSIARIECHYFTNNAFLEENQLIRDMPKIAHLPGIIVHGRYDVICPLDNAWELHQNWPNSELQVIRDAGHAASEPGITDALVRAASQVARRLLDLPPEEA
- the dtd gene encoding D-aminoacyl-tRNA deacylase, whose amino-acid sequence is MKGLLQRVRSARVDVAGETVGAIDQGLLVLVGVEPQDTRASADKMLHKLLNYRVFSDADGKMNLSLNDVGGGLLLVSQFTLAADTKSGMRPSFSKAAPPALGAELFDYLLEKAKTSHGTVASGQFGADMQVHLVNDGPVTFLLET
- a CDS encoding DUF2339 domain-containing protein; this translates as MQWILLLAGLFIGAVLDESLMGGAVGAVVGLALGLSLRLSSVAREAAAQKAELAKTRLDLQAVQARLSQLNSTATQLPDTPAPAPLDIQPVADTGPELLWDLPDLEPEPVESTTDSEWRRPVDAPPPVRPVAPPPAQPNLFDSALLRAKDWLLGGNTVLRVGVVLLFLGLAFLLRYATEGMVVPIEARYAGVAAAALALLGLGWWLRQRNESFALMLQGTGVAVLYLTVFAAMKVHTLLAPGMAFSLLVAVTVFSAILALTQNSLALACVAALGGFAAPLLTSSGEGSHVALFSYFALLNAGIFAIAWFKAWRPLNLIGFVGTFGIGCAWGLKAYTPELFWSTEPFLILFFLMYLAIGLLFARRKLQEHATGPENDSREAVLRWSAKHSHYVDGSLLFGTPIAGFGLQYAIVQHIEFGAAFSALVLGLLYMGIARVLAGRAPGRALLLVETCLSLGVVFATLAIPLGLSAQWTTVAWAVEGAAVFWLGMRQNRLLARFFGLLLQLGAGFAFLGMVGRWAAWNDGPTFNHGDFWTPLIIALAGLISAFVVERIGTLRLAFSERVLQPALLVWGALWWSIALCVSTYYVPGAREIPTLLLLGAFSVGLWTVVSLRLKWSGLAQLCTLLAPASLVLLALMLFNPYYHPAADWGWLGWVAVFAAHVLSLKKLDAVLNGHLRSAAHVLGCWLILGVLSLELRYGLLILSESYNAWRWLGWALLPSLYLLAMTAPRNGPVPWPVSAYPREYRVWAAAPLAVLMLAWFWLANWFSEGAADPLPYLPLINPLELGLLITLTSIFSWTRQQLPQLGVSPDHARKVALVIAGASVFALVTAMVMRTAHHWAGVAWHTDALFESMRVQAGLSIVWTLMALALMIGGHLRKQRDVWIVGAVLIGIVVAKLFFVELSNRGGLERIVSFIGVGILLLVVGYFAPLPPKKPTRSPSSDDVAPRDSASP
- a CDS encoding glycogen/starch/alpha-glucan phosphorylase, which translates into the protein MSPEPNVRDAEVAAFREAVLTKLEFAVGKDADHAFDHDWFMAIALATRDKMAEKWMNHTRYIYRQEKKRVYYLSLEFLIGRLMFDSLSNLGILETAREALKGLNVDLERIRTLEPDAALGNGGLGRLAACFMESMSSLGIAGHGYGIRYEHGLFRQAIVDGWQQEQTENWLDFGNPWEFERPEVIYQIGFGGSVQPVLDSNGTPVLDASGETRQVWSAGETVRAIAYDTPVVGWRGKAVNTLRLWRARAVEDLHLERFNAGDHVGAVAEVVRAESISRVLYPNDSTEAGQELRLRQEYFFVSASLQDLLRRHKNMGYTINSLPEHAAIQMNDTHPSIAVAELMRILIDLYDVEWDEAWRITVGTLAYTNHTLLPEALETWSVGLMERMLPRHMQIIYMINAQHIDDVRLEHKDDPDLFGLLRAVSLIEEDNGRRVRMGNLAFIGSHSINGVSALHTQLMRKTVFAQLHKLYPDRINNKTNGITFRRWLFQSNPQLTSMLVEKLGEQVLDNHETALLKLEPLADNAAFQQAFAAQRLQSKTALANIVQERLGITLNPEALFDVQVKRIHEYKRQLLNLFHTVALYQAMRADPSTDWVPRVKIFAGKAAASYHSAKLIIKLANDIARTVNNDPTLRGRLKVVFLPNYNVSLAESIIPAADLSEQISTAGLEASGTSNMKFGLNGALTIGTLDGANVEMSEQVGLEHMFIFGMTSQEVEARKHAGEFNAHNDIASSPRLNDVLQAIRGGVFSPDDPYRYAGLIEQLINYDRFFVCADFESYWDAQARVEKRWHESKEWWRSAVLNTARMGWFSSDRTIREYANEIWQALD